One Homo sapiens chromosome 3, GRCh38.p14 Primary Assembly genomic window carries:
- the BRPF1 gene encoding peregrin isoform 4 (isoform 4 is encoded by transcript variant 4): MGVDFDVKTFCHNLRATKPPYECPVETCRKVYKSYSGIEYHLYHYDHDNPPPPQQTPLRKHKKKGRQSRPANKQSPSPSEVSQSPGREVMSYAQAQRMVEVDLHGRVHRISIFDNLDVVSEDEEAPEEAPENGSNKENTETPAATPKSGKHKNKEKRKDSNHHHHHNVSASTTPKLPEVVYRELEQDTPDAPPRPTSYYRYIEKSAEELDEEVEYDMDEEDYIWLDIMNERRKTEGVSPIPQEIFEYLMDRLEKESYFESHNKGDPNALVDEDAVCCICNDGECQNSNVILFCDMCNLAVHQECYGVPYIPEGQWLCRRCLQSPSRAVDCALCPNKGGAFKQTDDGRWAHVVCALWIPEVCFANTVFLEPIDSIEHIPPARWKLTCYICKQRGSGACIQCHKANCYTAFHVTCAQQAGLYMKMEPVRETGANGTSFSVRKTAYCDIHTPPGSARRLPALSHSEGEEDEDEEEDEGKGWSSEKVKKAKAKSRIKMKKARKILAEKRAAAPVVSVPCIPPHRLSKITNRLTIQRKSQFMQRLHSYWTLKRQSRNGVPLLRRLQTHLQSQRNCDQVGRDSEDKNWALKEQLKSWQRLRHDLERARLLVELIRKREKLKRETIKVQQIAMEMQLTPFLILLRKTLEQLQEKDTGNIFSEPVPLSEVPDYLDHIKKPMDFFTMKQNLEAYRYLNFDDFEEDFNLIVSNCLKYNAKDTIFYRAAVRLREQGGAVLRQARRQAEKMGIDFETGMHIPHSLAGDEATHHTEDAEEERLVLLENQKHLPVEEQLKLLLERLDEVNASKQSVGRSRRAKMIKKEMTALRRKLAHQRETGRDGPERHGPSSRGSLTPHPAACDKDGQTDSAAEESSSQETSKGLGPNMSSTPAHEVGRRTSVLFSKKNPKTAGPPKRPGRPPKNRESQMTPSHGGSPVGPPQLPIMSSLRQRKRGRSPRPSSSSDSDSDKSTEDPPMDLPANGFSGGNQPVKKSFLVYRNDCSLPRSSSDSESSSSSSSSAASDRTSTTPSKQGRGKPSFSRGTFPEDSSEDTSGTENEAYSVGTGRGVGHSMVRKSLGRGAGWLSEDEDSPLDALDLVWAKCRGYPSYPALIIDPKMPREGMFHHGVPIPVPPLEVLKLGEQMTQEAREHLYLVLFFDNKRTWQWLPRTKLVPLGVNQDLDKEKMLEGRKSNIRKSVQIAYHRALQHRSKVQGEQSSETSDSD, encoded by the exons ATGGGGGTGGACTTTGATGTGAAGACTTTCTGCCACAACTTGCGGGCGACTAAGCCACCATACGAGTGCCCGGTGGAGACCTGCCGAAAGGTCTACAAGAGTTACAGTGGTATTGAGTACCACCTGTACCACTATGACCACGACAACCCACCACCCCCACAACAAACTCCACTCCGCAAGCACAAGAAAAAGGGGCGCCAGTCACGCCCAGCCAACAAGCAGTCACCCAGCCCCTCAGAGGTCTCACAGTCACCAGGCCGTGAGGTGATGAGCTATGCACAGGCCCAGCGCATGGTGGAGGTGGACTTGCATGGCCGCGTCCACCGCATCAGCATCTTTGACAACCTGGATGTGGTGTCAGAGGATGAGGAAGCCCCCGAGGAGGCCCCTGAGAATGGCAGCAACAAGGAGAACACTGAGACACCAGCTGCTACTCCCAAGTCAGGCAAACATAAGAACAAGGAGAAGCGCAAGGACtccaaccatcaccaccaccacaatgTTTCTGCGAGCACCACTCCCAAGCTGCCAGAGGTGGTCTATCGGGAGCTGGAACAGGACACCCCTGATGCCCCACCCCGGCCAACTTCCTATTACCG GTACATCGAGAAGTCTGCAGAGGAGCTGGACGAGGAAGTAGAGTATGACATGGACGAGGAGGACTACATCTGGCTGGATATCATGAATGAGCGTCGGAAGACAGAGGGTGTAAGTCCCATCCCGCAGGAGATCTTTGAGTACCTAATGGACCGACTGGAGAAGGAGTCGTACTTTGAGAGTCATAATAAAGGCGACCCTAATGCGCTAGTGGACGAGGATGCTGTTTGCTGTATCTGCAATGATGGTGAGTGCCAGAACAGCAATGTCATCCTCTTCTGTGACATGTGCAACCTGGCCGTGCACCAGGAGTGCTACGGTGTCCCCTATATCCCTGAGGGCCAGTGGCTGTGCCGCCGTTGCCTGCAGTCACCCTCTCGTGCTGTGGATTGTGCCCTGTGCCCCAACAAGGGCGGTGCCTTCAAGCAGACAGATGACGGGCGCTGGGCCCATGTGGTGTGTGCCTTGTGGATCCCTGAGGTCTGCTTCGCCAACACGGTCTTCCTAGAGCCTATTGACAGCATTGAGCACATCCCACCAGCTCGCTGGAAGCTCACCTGCTACATTTGCAAACAACGGGGCTCAGGGGCCTGCATCCAGTGCCACAAGGCCAACTGTTACACAGCTTTCCATGTGACATGCGCCCAGCAGGCTGGCCTTTACATGAAGATGGAGCCTGTGCGGGAGACAGGCGCCAACGGCACCTCTTTCAGTGTCCGCAAGACAGCCTACTGCGACATCCACACGCCTCCAGGTTCAGCACGCCGACTGCCTGCCCTGTCCCACAGCGAGGGTGAGGAGgatgaagatgaggaggaggatgagggtaAGGGCTGGAGCTCAGAGAAAGTCAAGAAGGCCAAGGCCAAGTCCCGGATCAAAATGAAGAAGGCACGGAAGATCCTGGCAGAGAAGCGGGCAGCAGCACCTGTGGTGTCAGTGCCCTGCATCCCACCACACAG gcttagtAAAATCACCAACCGCCTGACCATCCAAAGGAAGAGCCAGTTCATGCAGAGGCTGCACAGCTACTGGACACTGAAGCGGCAGTCACGGAATGGGGTCCCATTGCTACGTCGCCTGCAgacacacctgcaatctcagagGAACTGTGACCAAGTTGGG AGAGATTCTGAGGATAAGAACTGGGCCCTTAAAGAACAGCTCAAGTCCTGGCAGCGGCTCCGGCATGACTTGGAGCGAGCTCGGCTGCTCGTGGAATTGATCCGCAAGCGGGAAAAACTCAAAAGGGAGACG ATCAAGGTTCAGCAGATTGCCATGGAGATGCAGCTGACTCCTTTCCTCATCCTCCTTCGCAAAACCTTGGAGCAGCTCCAAGAGAAGGACACAGGCAACATCTTCAGCGAGCCGGTCCCTCTGTCTGAG GTACCTGACTACCTAGACCACATCAAAAAGCCCATGGACTTTTTCACCATGAAGCAGAACTTGGAGGCTTACCGCTACCTGAATTTTGATGATTTTGAGGAGGACTTCAACCTCATCGTCAGCAACTGCCTCAAGTATAACGCCAAGGACACCATCTTCTACCGGGCAGCAGTGCGGCTTCGTGAGCAGGGTGGTGCTGTGCTCCGCCAGGCCCGGCGCCAGGCAGAAAAAATGGGCATTGACTTTGAGACGGGCATGCATATCCCCCACAGCCTGGCTGGAGATGAGGCCACACACCACACTGAAGATG CCGAGGAAGAGCGGCTGGTCTTGCTGGAGAACCAGAAGCACCTGCCAGTGGAAGAACAGCTAAAGCTGCTTCTGGAGCGGCTGGACGAAGTGAATGCCAGCAAGCAGAGTGTGGGCCGCTCACGGCGTGCAAAGATGATCAAGAAAGAGATGACGGCACTGCGGCGGAAGCTTGCCCATCAGCGAGAGACGGGACGTGATGGCCCTGAGCGGCATGGCCCCTCGAGCCGGGGTAGTCTGACACCCCACCCGGCAGCCTGTGACAAGGATGGGCAGACAGATAGTGCGGCAGAGGAGAGCAGCAGCCAGGAGACAAGCAAAG GCCTGGGTCCCAACATGTCCTCAACCCCCGCACATGAGGTGGGCAGGAGAACCTCAGTTCTGTTCTCCAAAAAGAACCCGAAGACAGCTGGACCGCCCAAGAGGCCGGGCCGGCCCCCCAAAAACCGGGAGAGCCAGATGACCCCCAGCCACGGAGGCAGTCCTGTGGGGCCCCCCCAGCTCCCCATCATGAGTTCCCTGCGTCAGCGCAAGCGGGGTAGGAGCCCCCGGCCCAGTTCGAGCTCAGACAGCGACAGTGATAAGTCCACAGAAGACCCCCCAATGG ACTTACCAGCCAATGGCTTCAGCGGTGGAAACCAACCAGTGAAGAAGAGTTTCTTGGTATACCGTAATGACTGCAGCCTTCCCCGGAGCAGCTCAGACTCTGAGTCCAGCAGCAGTAGCAGTAGCAGCGCTGCTTCAGACCGGACCAG CACAACGCCCTCAAAACAAGGCCGGGGCAAACCCTCCTTCTCTCGGGGCACTTTCCCAGAGGACAGCAGTGAGGATACCTCAGGCACTGAGAATGAGGCCTACTCCGTGGGCACTGGCCGCGGCGTGGGCCACAGCA TGGTAAGGAAGAGTCTGGGCCGGGGAGCTGGCTGGCTGTCAGAGGATGAGGACTCCCCGCTGGATGCTCTGGACCTCGTGTGGGCCAAATGCCGAGGCTATCCATCATACCCAGCTCTG ATCATTGATCCAAAGATGCCCCGAGAAGGTATGTTCCACCATGGGGTTCCCATCCCTGTGCCCCCACTGGAGGTGCTGAAACTTGGGGAGCAGATGACCCAGGAAGCCCGAGAGCATCTCTACCTCGTCCTCTTCTTTGACAACAAACGAACCTG GCAGTGGCTGCCCAGGACCAAGCTGGTTCCTCTGGGTGTGAACCAGGACCTAGACAAGGAGAAGATGCTGGAGGGCCGCAAGTCCAACATCCGCAAGTCAGTACAGATCGCCTACCACAGGGCTCTGCAGCACCGCAGCAAGGTGCAAGGCGAGCAGAGCAGTGAGACCAGCGATAGTGATTGA
- the BRPF1 gene encoding peregrin isoform 10 (isoform 10 is encoded by transcript variant 12) codes for MGVDFDVKTFCHNLRATKPPYECPVETCRKVYKSYSGIEYHLYHYDHDNPPPPQQTPLRKHKKKGRQSRPANKQSPSPSEVSQSPGREVMSYAQAQRMVEVDLHGRVHRISIFDNLDVVSEDEEAPEEAPENGSNKENTETPAATPKSGKHKNKEKRKDSNHHHHHNVSASTTPKLPEVVYRELEQDTPDAPPRPTSYYRYIEKSAEELDEEVEYDMDEEDYIWLDIMNERRKTEGVSPIPQEIFEYLMDRLEKESYFESHNKGDPNALVDEDAVCCICNDGECQNSNVILFCDMCNLAVHQECYGVPYIPEGQWLCRRCLQSPSRAVDCALCPNKGGAFKQTDDGRWAHVVCALWIPEVCFANTVFLEPIDSIEHIPPARWKLTCYICKQRGSGACIQCHKANCYTAFHVTCAQQAGLYMKMEPVRETGANGTSFSVRKTAYCDIHTPPGSARRLPALSHSEGEEDEDEEEDEGKGWSSEKVKKAKAKSRIKMKKARKILAEKRAAAPVVSVPCIPPHRLSKITNRLTIQRKSQFMQRLHSYWTLKRQSRNGVPLLRRLQTHLQSQRNCDQVGRDSEDKNWALKEQLKSWQRLRHDLERARLLVELIRKREKLKRETIKVQQIAMEMQLTPFLILLRKTLEQLQEKDTGNIFSEPVPLSEVPDYLDHIKKPMDFFTMKQNLEAYRYLNFDDFEEDFNLIVSNCLKYNAKDTIFYRAAVRLREQGGAVLRQARRQAEKMGIDFETGMHIPHSLAGDEATHHTEDAEEERLVLLENQKHLPVEEQLKLLLERLDEVNASKQSVGRSRRAKMIKKEMTALRRKLAHQRETGRDGPERHGPSSRGSLTPHPAACDKDGQTDSAAEESSSQETSKDLPANGFSGGNQPVKKSFLVYRNDCSLPRSSSDSESSSSSSSSAASDRTSTTPSKQGRGKPSFSRGTFPEDSSEDTSGTENEAYSVGTGRGVGHSMVRKSLGRGAGWLSEDEDSPLDALDLVWAKCRGYPSYPALIIDPKMPREGMFHHGVPIPVPPLEVLKLGEQMTQEAREHLYLVLFFDNKRTWQWLPRTKLVPLGVNQDLDKEKMLEGRKSNIRKSVQIAYHRALQHRSKVQGEQSSETSDSD; via the exons ATGGGGGTGGACTTTGATGTGAAGACTTTCTGCCACAACTTGCGGGCGACTAAGCCACCATACGAGTGCCCGGTGGAGACCTGCCGAAAGGTCTACAAGAGTTACAGTGGTATTGAGTACCACCTGTACCACTATGACCACGACAACCCACCACCCCCACAACAAACTCCACTCCGCAAGCACAAGAAAAAGGGGCGCCAGTCACGCCCAGCCAACAAGCAGTCACCCAGCCCCTCAGAGGTCTCACAGTCACCAGGCCGTGAGGTGATGAGCTATGCACAGGCCCAGCGCATGGTGGAGGTGGACTTGCATGGCCGCGTCCACCGCATCAGCATCTTTGACAACCTGGATGTGGTGTCAGAGGATGAGGAAGCCCCCGAGGAGGCCCCTGAGAATGGCAGCAACAAGGAGAACACTGAGACACCAGCTGCTACTCCCAAGTCAGGCAAACATAAGAACAAGGAGAAGCGCAAGGACtccaaccatcaccaccaccacaatgTTTCTGCGAGCACCACTCCCAAGCTGCCAGAGGTGGTCTATCGGGAGCTGGAACAGGACACCCCTGATGCCCCACCCCGGCCAACTTCCTATTACCG GTACATCGAGAAGTCTGCAGAGGAGCTGGACGAGGAAGTAGAGTATGACATGGACGAGGAGGACTACATCTGGCTGGATATCATGAATGAGCGTCGGAAGACAGAGGGTGTAAGTCCCATCCCGCAGGAGATCTTTGAGTACCTAATGGACCGACTGGAGAAGGAGTCGTACTTTGAGAGTCATAATAAAGGCGACCCTAATGCGCTAGTGGACGAGGATGCTGTTTGCTGTATCTGCAATGATGGTGAGTGCCAGAACAGCAATGTCATCCTCTTCTGTGACATGTGCAACCTGGCCGTGCACCAGGAGTGCTACGGTGTCCCCTATATCCCTGAGGGCCAGTGGCTGTGCCGCCGTTGCCTGCAGTCACCCTCTCGTGCTGTGGATTGTGCCCTGTGCCCCAACAAGGGCGGTGCCTTCAAGCAGACAGATGACGGGCGCTGGGCCCATGTGGTGTGTGCCTTGTGGATCCCTGAGGTCTGCTTCGCCAACACGGTCTTCCTAGAGCCTATTGACAGCATTGAGCACATCCCACCAGCTCGCTGGAAGCTCACCTGCTACATTTGCAAACAACGGGGCTCAGGGGCCTGCATCCAGTGCCACAAGGCCAACTGTTACACAGCTTTCCATGTGACATGCGCCCAGCAGGCTGGCCTTTACATGAAGATGGAGCCTGTGCGGGAGACAGGCGCCAACGGCACCTCTTTCAGTGTCCGCAAGACAGCCTACTGCGACATCCACACGCCTCCAGGTTCAGCACGCCGACTGCCTGCCCTGTCCCACAGCGAGGGTGAGGAGgatgaagatgaggaggaggatgagggtaAGGGCTGGAGCTCAGAGAAAGTCAAGAAGGCCAAGGCCAAGTCCCGGATCAAAATGAAGAAGGCACGGAAGATCCTGGCAGAGAAGCGGGCAGCAGCACCTGTGGTGTCAGTGCCCTGCATCCCACCACACAG gcttagtAAAATCACCAACCGCCTGACCATCCAAAGGAAGAGCCAGTTCATGCAGAGGCTGCACAGCTACTGGACACTGAAGCGGCAGTCACGGAATGGGGTCCCATTGCTACGTCGCCTGCAgacacacctgcaatctcagagGAACTGTGACCAAGTTGGG AGAGATTCTGAGGATAAGAACTGGGCCCTTAAAGAACAGCTCAAGTCCTGGCAGCGGCTCCGGCATGACTTGGAGCGAGCTCGGCTGCTCGTGGAATTGATCCGCAAGCGGGAAAAACTCAAAAGGGAGACG ATCAAGGTTCAGCAGATTGCCATGGAGATGCAGCTGACTCCTTTCCTCATCCTCCTTCGCAAAACCTTGGAGCAGCTCCAAGAGAAGGACACAGGCAACATCTTCAGCGAGCCGGTCCCTCTGTCTGAG GTACCTGACTACCTAGACCACATCAAAAAGCCCATGGACTTTTTCACCATGAAGCAGAACTTGGAGGCTTACCGCTACCTGAATTTTGATGATTTTGAGGAGGACTTCAACCTCATCGTCAGCAACTGCCTCAAGTATAACGCCAAGGACACCATCTTCTACCGGGCAGCAGTGCGGCTTCGTGAGCAGGGTGGTGCTGTGCTCCGCCAGGCCCGGCGCCAGGCAGAAAAAATGGGCATTGACTTTGAGACGGGCATGCATATCCCCCACAGCCTGGCTGGAGATGAGGCCACACACCACACTGAAGATG CCGAGGAAGAGCGGCTGGTCTTGCTGGAGAACCAGAAGCACCTGCCAGTGGAAGAACAGCTAAAGCTGCTTCTGGAGCGGCTGGACGAAGTGAATGCCAGCAAGCAGAGTGTGGGCCGCTCACGGCGTGCAAAGATGATCAAGAAAGAGATGACGGCACTGCGGCGGAAGCTTGCCCATCAGCGAGAGACGGGACGTGATGGCCCTGAGCGGCATGGCCCCTCGAGCCGGGGTAGTCTGACACCCCACCCGGCAGCCTGTGACAAGGATGGGCAGACAGATAGTGCGGCAGAGGAGAGCAGCAGCCAGGAGACAAGCAAAG ACTTACCAGCCAATGGCTTCAGCGGTGGAAACCAACCAGTGAAGAAGAGTTTCTTGGTATACCGTAATGACTGCAGCCTTCCCCGGAGCAGCTCAGACTCTGAGTCCAGCAGCAGTAGCAGTAGCAGCGCTGCTTCAGACCGGACCAG CACAACGCCCTCAAAACAAGGCCGGGGCAAACCCTCCTTCTCTCGGGGCACTTTCCCAGAGGACAGCAGTGAGGATACCTCAGGCACTGAGAATGAGGCCTACTCCGTGGGCACTGGCCGCGGCGTGGGCCACAGCA TGGTAAGGAAGAGTCTGGGCCGGGGAGCTGGCTGGCTGTCAGAGGATGAGGACTCCCCGCTGGATGCTCTGGACCTCGTGTGGGCCAAATGCCGAGGCTATCCATCATACCCAGCTCTG ATCATTGATCCAAAGATGCCCCGAGAAGGTATGTTCCACCATGGGGTTCCCATCCCTGTGCCCCCACTGGAGGTGCTGAAACTTGGGGAGCAGATGACCCAGGAAGCCCGAGAGCATCTCTACCTCGTCCTCTTCTTTGACAACAAACGAACCTG GCAGTGGCTGCCCAGGACCAAGCTGGTTCCTCTGGGTGTGAACCAGGACCTAGACAAGGAGAAGATGCTGGAGGGCCGCAAGTCCAACATCCGCAAGTCAGTACAGATCGCCTACCACAGGGCTCTGCAGCACCGCAGCAAGGTGCAAGGCGAGCAGAGCAGTGAGACCAGCGATAGTGATTGA
- the BRPF1 gene encoding peregrin isoform 6 (isoform 6 is encoded by transcript variant 7): MGVDFDVKTFCHNLRATKPPYECPVETCRKVYKSYSGIEYHLYHYDHDNPPPPQQTPLRKHKKKGRQSRPANKQSPSPSEVSQSPGREVMSYAQAQRMVEVDLHGRVHRISIFDNLDVVSEDEEAPEEAPENGSNKENTETPAATPKSGKHKNKEKRKDSNHHHHHNVSASTTPKLPEVVYRELEQDTPDAPPRPTSYYRYIEKSAEELDEEVEYDMDEEDYIWLDIMNERRKTEGVSPIPQEIFEYLMDRLEKESYFESHNKGDPNALVDEDAVCCICNDGECQNSNVILFCDMCNLAVHQECYGVPYIPEGQWLCRRCLQSPSRAVDCALCPNKGGAFKQTDDGRWAHVVCALWIPEVCFANTVFLEPIDSIEHIPPARWKLTCYICKQRGSGACIQCHKANCYTAFHVTCAQQAGLYMKMEPVRETGANGTSFSVRKTAYCDIHTPPGSARRLPALSHSEGEEDEDEEEDEGKGWSSEKVKKAKAKSRIKMKKARKILAEKRAAAPVVSVPCIPPHRLSKITNRLTIQRKSQFMQRLHSYWTLKRQSRNGVPLLRRLQTHLQSQRNCDQVGRDSEDKNWALKEQLKSWQRLRHDLERARLLVELIRKREKLKRETIKVQQIAMEMQLTPFLILLRKTLEQLQEKDTGNIFSEPVPLSEVPDYLDHIKKPMDFFTMKQNLEAYRYLNFDDFEEDFNLIVSNCLKYNAKDTIFYRAAVRLREQGGAVLRQARRQAEKMGIDFETGMHIPHSLAGDEATHHTEDAAEEERLVLLENQKHLPVEEQLKLLLERLDEVNASKQSVGRSRRAKMIKKEMTALRRKLAHQRETGRDGPERHGPSSRGSLTPHPAACDKDGQTDSAAEESSSQETSKGLGPNMSSTPAHEVGRRTSVLFSKKNPKTAGPPKRPGRPPKNRESQMTPSHGGSPVGPPQLPIMSSLRQRKRGRSPRPSSSSDSDSDKSTEDPPMDLPANGFSGGNQPVKKSFLVYRNDCSLPRSSSDSESSSSSSSSAASDRTSTTPSKQGRGKPSFSRGTFPEDSSEDTSGTENEAYSVGTGRGVGHSSKFPCPRPGMLGTQCQGLASPPAADPPPLPHSCEVVRKSLGRGAGWLSEDEDSPLDALDLVWAKCRGYPSYPALIIDPKMPREGMFHHGVPIPVPPLEVLKLGEQMTQEAREHLYLVLFFDNKRTWQWLPRTKLVPLGVNQDLDKEKMLEGRKSNIRKSVQIAYHRALQHRSKVQGEQSSETSDSD, from the exons ATGGGGGTGGACTTTGATGTGAAGACTTTCTGCCACAACTTGCGGGCGACTAAGCCACCATACGAGTGCCCGGTGGAGACCTGCCGAAAGGTCTACAAGAGTTACAGTGGTATTGAGTACCACCTGTACCACTATGACCACGACAACCCACCACCCCCACAACAAACTCCACTCCGCAAGCACAAGAAAAAGGGGCGCCAGTCACGCCCAGCCAACAAGCAGTCACCCAGCCCCTCAGAGGTCTCACAGTCACCAGGCCGTGAGGTGATGAGCTATGCACAGGCCCAGCGCATGGTGGAGGTGGACTTGCATGGCCGCGTCCACCGCATCAGCATCTTTGACAACCTGGATGTGGTGTCAGAGGATGAGGAAGCCCCCGAGGAGGCCCCTGAGAATGGCAGCAACAAGGAGAACACTGAGACACCAGCTGCTACTCCCAAGTCAGGCAAACATAAGAACAAGGAGAAGCGCAAGGACtccaaccatcaccaccaccacaatgTTTCTGCGAGCACCACTCCCAAGCTGCCAGAGGTGGTCTATCGGGAGCTGGAACAGGACACCCCTGATGCCCCACCCCGGCCAACTTCCTATTACCG GTACATCGAGAAGTCTGCAGAGGAGCTGGACGAGGAAGTAGAGTATGACATGGACGAGGAGGACTACATCTGGCTGGATATCATGAATGAGCGTCGGAAGACAGAGGGTGTAAGTCCCATCCCGCAGGAGATCTTTGAGTACCTAATGGACCGACTGGAGAAGGAGTCGTACTTTGAGAGTCATAATAAAGGCGACCCTAATGCGCTAGTGGACGAGGATGCTGTTTGCTGTATCTGCAATGATGGTGAGTGCCAGAACAGCAATGTCATCCTCTTCTGTGACATGTGCAACCTGGCCGTGCACCAGGAGTGCTACGGTGTCCCCTATATCCCTGAGGGCCAGTGGCTGTGCCGCCGTTGCCTGCAGTCACCCTCTCGTGCTGTGGATTGTGCCCTGTGCCCCAACAAGGGCGGTGCCTTCAAGCAGACAGATGACGGGCGCTGGGCCCATGTGGTGTGTGCCTTGTGGATCCCTGAGGTCTGCTTCGCCAACACGGTCTTCCTAGAGCCTATTGACAGCATTGAGCACATCCCACCAGCTCGCTGGAAGCTCACCTGCTACATTTGCAAACAACGGGGCTCAGGGGCCTGCATCCAGTGCCACAAGGCCAACTGTTACACAGCTTTCCATGTGACATGCGCCCAGCAGGCTGGCCTTTACATGAAGATGGAGCCTGTGCGGGAGACAGGCGCCAACGGCACCTCTTTCAGTGTCCGCAAGACAGCCTACTGCGACATCCACACGCCTCCAGGTTCAGCACGCCGACTGCCTGCCCTGTCCCACAGCGAGGGTGAGGAGgatgaagatgaggaggaggatgagggtaAGGGCTGGAGCTCAGAGAAAGTCAAGAAGGCCAAGGCCAAGTCCCGGATCAAAATGAAGAAGGCACGGAAGATCCTGGCAGAGAAGCGGGCAGCAGCACCTGTGGTGTCAGTGCCCTGCATCCCACCACACAG gcttagtAAAATCACCAACCGCCTGACCATCCAAAGGAAGAGCCAGTTCATGCAGAGGCTGCACAGCTACTGGACACTGAAGCGGCAGTCACGGAATGGGGTCCCATTGCTACGTCGCCTGCAgacacacctgcaatctcagagGAACTGTGACCAAGTTGGG AGAGATTCTGAGGATAAGAACTGGGCCCTTAAAGAACAGCTCAAGTCCTGGCAGCGGCTCCGGCATGACTTGGAGCGAGCTCGGCTGCTCGTGGAATTGATCCGCAAGCGGGAAAAACTCAAAAGGGAGACG ATCAAGGTTCAGCAGATTGCCATGGAGATGCAGCTGACTCCTTTCCTCATCCTCCTTCGCAAAACCTTGGAGCAGCTCCAAGAGAAGGACACAGGCAACATCTTCAGCGAGCCGGTCCCTCTGTCTGAG GTACCTGACTACCTAGACCACATCAAAAAGCCCATGGACTTTTTCACCATGAAGCAGAACTTGGAGGCTTACCGCTACCTGAATTTTGATGATTTTGAGGAGGACTTCAACCTCATCGTCAGCAACTGCCTCAAGTATAACGCCAAGGACACCATCTTCTACCGGGCAGCAGTGCGGCTTCGTGAGCAGGGTGGTGCTGTGCTCCGCCAGGCCCGGCGCCAGGCAGAAAAAATGGGCATTGACTTTGAGACGGGCATGCATATCCCCCACAGCCTGGCTGGAGATGAGGCCACACACCACACTGAAGATG CAGCCGAGGAAGAGCGGCTGGTCTTGCTGGAGAACCAGAAGCACCTGCCAGTGGAAGAACAGCTAAAGCTGCTTCTGGAGCGGCTGGACGAAGTGAATGCCAGCAAGCAGAGTGTGGGCCGCTCACGGCGTGCAAAGATGATCAAGAAAGAGATGACGGCACTGCGGCGGAAGCTTGCCCATCAGCGAGAGACGGGACGTGATGGCCCTGAGCGGCATGGCCCCTCGAGCCGGGGTAGTCTGACACCCCACCCGGCAGCCTGTGACAAGGATGGGCAGACAGATAGTGCGGCAGAGGAGAGCAGCAGCCAGGAGACAAGCAAAG GCCTGGGTCCCAACATGTCCTCAACCCCCGCACATGAGGTGGGCAGGAGAACCTCAGTTCTGTTCTCCAAAAAGAACCCGAAGACAGCTGGACCGCCCAAGAGGCCGGGCCGGCCCCCCAAAAACCGGGAGAGCCAGATGACCCCCAGCCACGGAGGCAGTCCTGTGGGGCCCCCCCAGCTCCCCATCATGAGTTCCCTGCGTCAGCGCAAGCGGGGTAGGAGCCCCCGGCCCAGTTCGAGCTCAGACAGCGACAGTGATAAGTCCACAGAAGACCCCCCAATGG ACTTACCAGCCAATGGCTTCAGCGGTGGAAACCAACCAGTGAAGAAGAGTTTCTTGGTATACCGTAATGACTGCAGCCTTCCCCGGAGCAGCTCAGACTCTGAGTCCAGCAGCAGTAGCAGTAGCAGCGCTGCTTCAGACCGGACCAG CACAACGCCCTCAAAACAAGGCCGGGGCAAACCCTCCTTCTCTCGGGGCACTTTCCCAGAGGACAGCAGTGAGGATACCTCAGGCACTGAGAATGAGGCCTACTCCGTGGGCACTGGCCGCGGCGTGGGCCACAGCAGTAAGTTCCCTTGCCCAAGGCCAGGGATGCTGGGGACCCAGTGTCAGGGTCTCGCCAGCCCCCCAGCTGCTGATCCACCCCCTCTCCCCCATTCCTGTGAAGTGGTAAGGAAGAGTCTGGGCCGGGGAGCTGGCTGGCTGTCAGAGGATGAGGACTCCCCGCTGGATGCTCTGGACCTCGTGTGGGCCAAATGCCGAGGCTATCCATCATACCCAGCTCTG ATCATTGATCCAAAGATGCCCCGAGAAGGTATGTTCCACCATGGGGTTCCCATCCCTGTGCCCCCACTGGAGGTGCTGAAACTTGGGGAGCAGATGACCCAGGAAGCCCGAGAGCATCTCTACCTCGTCCTCTTCTTTGACAACAAACGAACCTG GCAGTGGCTGCCCAGGACCAAGCTGGTTCCTCTGGGTGTGAACCAGGACCTAGACAAGGAGAAGATGCTGGAGGGCCGCAAGTCCAACATCCGCAAGTCAGTACAGATCGCCTACCACAGGGCTCTGCAGCACCGCAGCAAGGTGCAAGGCGAGCAGAGCAGTGAGACCAGCGATAGTGATTGA